The sequence CCTCCTACTAATCCTGGACCATAAGTAACTGCCACTAAATTTAGATCACTATAACTAACCCCTGCTTCTTCTAGAGCCTCCTGAATAACTGGATTAATCAACTCTACATGCTTTCTAGAAGCTATCTCTGGTACTACTCCACCAAATTTACGATGCCAATCAATCTGTGAAGCAACTACATTTGATAAGACCTCTTTTCCGTCCTTAATTACTGCTGCCGATGTCTCATCACAGGAACTCTCGATTCCTAAAGTTAAAAATCCTTCCTTTATCATCTTTAAACCTCCACGAATATATTAATTCACAGTCGACAATGTACAGTTGACAGTAAAAAAATAATTTCTTGTAGTTTAACTATATCTACCCTTAAAAACTCAAAACTTCTTTTTATCTTCAATTATGTTTTATACTTTAAATAGTCTTAACTGTAATCTGTAAACGGTTAACTGTTCATTGTTTTAAAGTTCTTTCCACATAATTATTGCATCTTCCTGATTATCACTATAATAGTTTTTACGAATTCCTAACTCTACAAAACCTTCTTTAAGGTATAATTTACGGGCTCCTTGATTAGAAACTCTTACTTCTAAAGTTGCTTTGAGAATGTTATCATTTCTTATATCCTCAAAGAACTCTTCTAATATTCTTGTAGCTATTCCCTGCCTTCTAAATTCTTTAGAAACAGCTAAAGTAGTAATATGGGCTTCATCAAAGATTAACCAGCCACCAATATAGCCAATTATATTATCAGCAATAGTAACTACTAAGTAGTATGAATATTTATTTTTTAACTCATTAATAAAAGCTTTTTTAGACCAACTACTACCACTAAAGACTTCTTCTTCAATCTTTAATACCTGATCAAGATCTCTTTTTTTCATTGGCCTAATCAATAAATTTTCCAAGTCTTTTAACATCCTCTCACTGATTATGCTTCTTCTCCCACTGAATCTCTGCTTGAGATCGTTTTAAATAATTGGGTGTCAATGCAAATAAATTATCACCTTCACCTGAGATTAGTTTATTGAGAGCTAACTCTCCTATTTTAGCAGCTTTTGGGAGATTAAAATTAGAATTAAGAAAATTAGGGTTTTTAATCATCTTAATAATTTTATCTTTATAAACTCCAGCAACTTCACCAATAAAATATATATCATCCTCTATCTCTGATAATTGACTTAATAAATCATCAATATTAATTAAAGATTCCTTGCTCTCTACTTCAATATTATTATTAGCTCTATATAACGAAGTGAAGACTCGGTTTCTACGCCCATCAATCATTGGACATAAATAACCCCTACTATACTCTAAATTATAAGCCATAGCCTCTAAGGTAGAAATTCCTGCAATAGGAATATCAAGAGATTGTGCTAAAGTCTTTGCTGTAGTTAATCCAATCCTAATTCCAGTAAAAGAGCCAGGACCTAAAGCAACTCCTATTCCACCTAAATCCTTAGGCTTATATCCACAAGCTTCCAATAAGTTCACTACCTGTGGCATCAACCTCTGGGAATGAGTCTCTTGTAGATTTAATAAAGTTTCTCCTATTATACCTTCTTCAGAAATTAGAGCTACACTTCCTGAATTTGTAGAGCTATCAATTGCTAATACCAACATCTTGTTTCAACTCCGTAATTAATTCAATATATTTATTTGCTTGTGGTATAATTCTAATCTCTCTTTCAGTTCCTTGTCCTTTTAGGTTAATATCTAAATAATTGTCTGGCATTAATGTTCTTGATTTATCAGGCCATTCAATAATAGTAACCCCATCTCCATATAAATATTCTTCAAAACCTAAATCATATAATTCATCTTCTTTACGAATTCGATACAGGTCCATATGATTTACTTTCATTCTTCCACGATACTCATTAACAATTGTATAGGTAGGACTTGTAATTTCACCTTTCACACCTAAACCAGCACAAATACCTTTTGCTAAATTAGTCTTTCCAGCTCCTAAATCTCCTTGTAAGCAAACAATATCTCCAGGATTTAGCTTTTCACCTAATTCTCTACCAACCTTAAATGTTTCTTCAGGACTGCTTGTGTTAATCTTTATCATTATAGTTTACACCTCTTTATTCATTTTTTTATTATTTTTAATAAATAATTAAAATTAAGTTTACTATTATTGTCAAATTTATTTTATTCCTGTTAATAGAATTATATCTTAAATAATTATCTCCTTTTTATTTATCAAATTTTATAAAATGAAATTAAGTTTACCTTTAAAGATAAACTTAATTAAGTAAAGAGTATAAAAATTATATTCAATATGTATTTTATCCCAATAAAGATAAAGTTATTTAAGTGGGAAGATTTATCTCTTCCCACTTAAATTTATTAA is a genomic window of Orenia marismortui DSM 5156 containing:
- the rimI gene encoding ribosomal protein S18-alanine N-acetyltransferase, whose amino-acid sequence is MLKDLENLLIRPMKKRDLDQVLKIEEEVFSGSSWSKKAFINELKNKYSYYLVVTIADNIIGYIGGWLIFDEAHITTLAVSKEFRRQGIATRILEEFFEDIRNDNILKATLEVRVSNQGARKLYLKEGFVELGIRKNYYSDNQEDAIIMWKEL
- the tsaB gene encoding tRNA (adenosine(37)-N6)-threonylcarbamoyltransferase complex dimerization subunit type 1 TsaB; this encodes MLVLAIDSSTNSGSVALISEEGIIGETLLNLQETHSQRLMPQVVNLLEACGYKPKDLGGIGVALGPGSFTGIRIGLTTAKTLAQSLDIPIAGISTLEAMAYNLEYSRGYLCPMIDGRRNRVFTSLYRANNNIEVESKESLINIDDLLSQLSEIEDDIYFIGEVAGVYKDKIIKMIKNPNFLNSNFNLPKAAKIGELALNKLISGEGDNLFALTPNYLKRSQAEIQWEKKHNQ
- the tsaE gene encoding tRNA (adenosine(37)-N6)-threonylcarbamoyltransferase complex ATPase subunit type 1 TsaE; translated protein: MIKINTSSPEETFKVGRELGEKLNPGDIVCLQGDLGAGKTNLAKGICAGLGVKGEITSPTYTIVNEYRGRMKVNHMDLYRIRKEDELYDLGFEEYLYGDGVTIIEWPDKSRTLMPDNYLDINLKGQGTEREIRIIPQANKYIELITELKQDVGISN